DNA sequence from the Bacteroidales bacterium genome:
TGTAAAGTACATCTTAAAAAATTTACCTTTTGCAGAATCACAATCAGCAAGTAGCCTATTAAAAACATACTCATCATGTACACCCCACTTTGAATTTCGGTACGATTTAGGGAAATCATCTTCTGTTATAATCTTCCTAAATTTTGAAGAAAAAAGGTACGATCGAATATTAGCAAAGTCTGGATTACCACCATAATAAAAGGATGTGTGATAGCCCAAACTATCAAATATACTGCTAATTGTAGGGAGTTTTTGCGATTTAAGAGGGTATTTAATTATTGAACTGGTTGGTTGTGCAGGAAACCCACTAATAACGGCAATTATTCCTTTATCGCTCCTATCACCACTAGCAAACATCCTGCTAAATAGAATACCTTGATTACAAAAATTATTAAAATTTGGTGCAATATTGGGTAATCCTCCAAGAGGTTCAATAATCTTTGATGTGAAACTTTCAAGTAGAATTATCACAATATTGGGTCTATCGTTCGTTAGAACTTTGAGGTTTGAACCATTATCGAGTAAAAGTTCTGCAGCAATTTCTTTTCCCTTATTTTTATCAATATAATCTGGGTATTTCTTATACATAGAACTCGATTTGGAGACAGAATACATCAAATTCCATAGAGAATTTAGCGCAGCATGGTTACAATACATATTCTGGCTAAAGTACACCTTACCTGGATTCATTGGAGCAATACCAAAGCTGCCCCTTATAGGTATAATCATTGTGGCTGAAAGGAATAAGAATACAGGTATAAATCCCCACCATCCTCTCTTTATTTGAGTATTATACTGAAGAATTTTTTTTTGGTAAAAGGCAAAGAAAAATAGAAAAATAATAATTGCTAAAATAGTGAGTAAAACTACTAACAATGGTTTTATTGATGCAAATGCCTCGCCGGGTGTTTTAAGATACAAAAAGGGCGTTGTATCTATTCTAAATCCCCAATTTCTATAAAGTTCAGCATCAACAACCACTATAAAAGTAAATATTGCCAGAAGAAATATAGTATAGTATTTAAAAGTAGAGATAATCCATTTCCTTTTAGAGTAAAAATGTAAAGCCATTATTAAACTTGAAAGTAGAAGTATATATCCAATCATCGAGATATCCATCCAAGCACCTCTAATGAAAATACCTAGCCACTCACCCGCTGATATCTGAGTAGATAGGCTAAACTCGTAAATCATAAAGAAAAGCCGTGCAAAAGTGAAAAATAGCAACCAGAAGAGGAAGTATTTTAAAAGGAATATCAATCGAATTCTCATCTTATTGAGGTATTTTAAGAGTGCAAATTTATACAAAAAGTTAGTGGGTTTTCACGTATTCATGTAAAATCAAAATAAGTACATTTGCTTATTCACAAAACCTTAAACCGCAATGAAAAAAATATTATATCCCTTTTTCTTCTTGGCAATTCTATTTCTGAGTTGCACCGATAATACTAACCACACAAAAAAGAAGGTTGAATGGGCAATTGCAATACATGGTGGTGCAGGAAATATTAATCCTGATGATTATACTAAAGATCAACTTAGTGCATACAATCAAGCCCTTGGCAGTGCTCTTGAGATCGGTAAAAAAGTTCTTTCTCAAGGAGGAACTAGTTTAGATGCGGTTGAGCAGGTTATAAGATATATGGAGGATTGTCCACTATTTAACGCTGGCAAAGGTGCTGTATTTAATCACGATGGAAAAAATGAGATGGATGCATCAATAATGGATGGAAATGGACTTCGTGCTGGGGCAGTTGCTAGTGTTGGAGATATTAAAAATCCTATTTCGGCTGCACGTTTAGTTATGGATAAATCTCAGCATGTAATGATGGTTGGAAAGGGTGCTTCAAAGTTTGCACGCTCTCAGGGTGCTGAAATTGTTGATAGTAGCTACTTTTTTACACAAAAAAGTTGGGATGCATTACAAAAAGCTCTTGAAAAGGAGAATAGCAAGGATAAAAAGATGGGAACTGTTGGCTGTGTTGCTCTCGACAAGCAAGGTAATTTAGCTGCTGGCACATCAACAGGAGGTATGACAAATAAAAAATACGGTAGAGTTGGCGATTCACCAATCATTGGTGCTGGCACTTATGCAAATAATAATACATGTGCAGTATCAGCAACTGGGCATGGGGAATACTTCATCAGGTATAGTGTTGCACATGATATCTCTGTTTTGATTGAATATAAAGGGTTATCATTAACCGATGCGTCGAATCTTGTTGTCAATGACAAACTTAAAAAAGCAGAAGGACAGGGGGGTATAATAGCCGTTGATAAATATGGGAATATTTCACTAACAATGAATACTAGCGGAATGTTTAGAGCTTTTGCAAACTCAAATGGAGAGGAAGGGGTTGCTATTTTCAATAACAAAAAATAATAATATATCATAATGAATTAACTAAAAGCTAGTTATGATTTATTCGTAAAAGACTATTAATGATTTAGGTGCAAAAGGTTGATTTTTTCGATTTTGTTTTGTTAACTTGCTTCTAATTAAAAAAGCGGATGCTATAATGGCCTTAAAAGTGAAAACCGAGAAAATAAAGACCGAAGGAAAAGTCAGGCTTTTCTTCTTTTTCTTTGTTATGCTATTATTTATTTTTGCCTTGTTTCTTATCCTTTTACTCTTAATTGGTGGATACCCTATTTCGAAGGATTATATTACCTACTATACTGAGTTTTCTCCCTTAACAGTTGTTCTACCATTTATTATTGCATTAACTACATCCCTATCTTATAAAACATCGTTAATGCATATAACCCCTGCTAAAAATGTAAATATTAACCTGATTAAAGAATTTTTTCTGACCAAGGAAAACTATAGGTTGTTAGAAGAAAAGGATGGATATATTAAATTTGAAAGGTCAAAAGCATTTCATCGTTTTCTATGGTTAAATATTGATAGACCAACCATTGAAGTTAAAGAAAGTGAGATTTTAATTACATTGGAGAAGCATACCGAAGCAATTATAACTCCTCTTCTTGTTTACGGAAAAAGGTATGAAATAAATTCTGAGAATTAGTACTTTTGACACGCTAATTTCCTTCATATTCTACCCTGATTCGTTCAGGGTTTGTTTTTTACATCTAACTTAAATAGTATCCAAATGGCTTCGTATTACCCATACCTACTGCTTAACAAAGAGAAATGCCTCGATAACATTCAAAGAATGGCATTAAAGGCTAAAAAAAATAATCTGAAATTCAGACCACATTTTAAAACCCATCAAAGTATTGAGGTTGGAGAATGGTTTAAGCAATTAGGTGTAAATGCTTGCACAGTTTCTTCATTTACCATGGCTGAGTATTTTGCATCAGCTGGTTGGTCCGATATAACAGTTGCCTTTCCTGTATCTCCCTTCGATTCAGAGATTATCAATAAACTTGCACAATCAATACAATTAAATATTATTACTTCTTCCTTTAAGAATTTAATTTCCATTGATTCTTTAATTCATAATAAAATAGGCATTTACATTGAACTTGATTGTGGGCATGGTCGTTCAGGAGTAAACCCTGAAAACACAAGAGAAATTGCCCTAATGGTTGATCATATTAAACAAAATAAATTTTACCTGTTTAAAGGCTTTATAACACATTCAGGACAAACTTACGATACCAACTCGAAACAGGAGGTTGAAGCAATTCATCGAAAATCGATGGCAATGCTAAGTCGTATTAAAACATTTTGGAAAGAGAGTAATCCCGAAATTCATGTTTCATATGGAGATACTCCATCATGCTCAATCTCCAATGATTTTTGGGGAATTGATGAGATTAGACCGGGCAATTTTGTGTATTACGATTTGACACAAGCCTCAATCGGTTCTTGCACAATCGATGATATTGCTGTTGCATTAATATGCCTAGTTGTTGACGTTTACACTGAGCGTGGAGAGGCAATTATTCATGGAGGAGCAGTTCATCTATCTAAGGATTTCATTTCTAATCCAGATCAAACCAAATCGTTCGGTCTCATTTGCCCTTTTGATGGAAAAAATTGGGGCTCACCCTATGAAGGGCTTTGGCTCAAAAGTATTAGCCAAGAGCATGGTTTAATTGCATCAAACGCTAATGTGGGAGTATCAATATTAAACCCAGGTCAGCTAGTTGCTATTCTCCCCATTCACAGTTGTCTTACTGTTGATACAATGGGAGAAATATTCCTTTCGGACGGAATTTCTATCTCAACAATGAGAAAAAGGCTTTAAAATATTAGACGTATATCATCATTTACTCACACTTAATCAATTTTAAATTGGTTTATTCGTAAATTGTTAGTAATTTGCGAATTACATCGATTATTTTATAATTAATTGGAGATATTCATTTTTTTCTCTATTTTTACTTAAAGTTAATTGGTTATGATCTGTAATGACCCCTTTGCTAAAGAAACTAATAGTACTGATATATTTAACAACTACCTTTTTGAGTGTATTCCAGGTTACGGTATGATATTAGACTCAAAGGGTACAATCCTATGCGTTACCAATGAACTAAAAGAACTCCTTAATAACGATCCAATTATCCATACGGGCAATCTTTTCAATTTATTTAAAAACATCCATCCAAATGAATACCATGATGTTATTAAAAAGGAGTATATAGGATTCTGGCACAACATTAACATTAACACAAAAATATACTTACAATTAACTTTTAAAGAAATCATTAGAGATAATAATCAGCTAGTTATTGTATGGATTAAAAATAAAAC
Encoded proteins:
- a CDS encoding isoaspartyl peptidase/L-asparaginase, with translation MKKILYPFFFLAILFLSCTDNTNHTKKKVEWAIAIHGGAGNINPDDYTKDQLSAYNQALGSALEIGKKVLSQGGTSLDAVEQVIRYMEDCPLFNAGKGAVFNHDGKNEMDASIMDGNGLRAGAVASVGDIKNPISAARLVMDKSQHVMMVGKGASKFARSQGAEIVDSSYFFTQKSWDALQKALEKENSKDKKMGTVGCVALDKQGNLAAGTSTGGMTNKKYGRVGDSPIIGAGTYANNNTCAVSATGHGEYFIRYSVAHDISVLIEYKGLSLTDASNLVVNDKLKKAEGQGGIIAVDKYGNISLTMNTSGMFRAFANSNGEEGVAIFNNKK
- a CDS encoding alanine racemase, producing MASYYPYLLLNKEKCLDNIQRMALKAKKNNLKFRPHFKTHQSIEVGEWFKQLGVNACTVSSFTMAEYFASAGWSDITVAFPVSPFDSEIINKLAQSIQLNIITSSFKNLISIDSLIHNKIGIYIELDCGHGRSGVNPENTREIALMVDHIKQNKFYLFKGFITHSGQTYDTNSKQEVEAIHRKSMAMLSRIKTFWKESNPEIHVSYGDTPSCSISNDFWGIDEIRPGNFVYYDLTQASIGSCTIDDIAVALICLVVDVYTERGEAIIHGGAVHLSKDFISNPDQTKSFGLICPFDGKNWGSPYEGLWLKSISQEHGLIASNANVGVSILNPGQLVAILPIHSCLTVDTMGEIFLSDGISISTMRKRL
- a CDS encoding LTA synthase family protein — translated: MRIRLIFLLKYFLFWLLFFTFARLFFMIYEFSLSTQISAGEWLGIFIRGAWMDISMIGYILLLSSLIMALHFYSKRKWIISTFKYYTIFLLAIFTFIVVVDAELYRNWGFRIDTTPFLYLKTPGEAFASIKPLLVVLLTILAIIIFLFFFAFYQKKILQYNTQIKRGWWGFIPVFLFLSATMIIPIRGSFGIAPMNPGKVYFSQNMYCNHAALNSLWNLMYSVSKSSSMYKKYPDYIDKNKGKEIAAELLLDNGSNLKVLTNDRPNIVIILLESFTSKIIEPLGGLPNIAPNFNNFCNQGILFSRMFASGDRSDKGIIAVISGFPAQPTSSIIKYPLKSQKLPTISSIFDSLGYHTSFYYGGNPDFANIRSYLFSSKFRKIITEDDFPKSYRNSKWGVHDEYVFNRLLADCDSAKGKFFKMYFTLTSHEPFEMPAKPKFKGDDEQTKFLNSTCYTDSCLGAFFNEARTREWYKNTLFVLIADHGHRFPGSDANYVLNKFKIPMLWLGGVLSTDSLNVKTTGSQVDLASTLLNQLDIRTNQFKFSKNLLSNGCKPFAYYVFNNGFGFVTDSTSVIYDHTSKKFIDKEGINTDKVAEQAFSFFSYYQEIFLKL